From one Streptomyces spiramyceticus genomic stretch:
- a CDS encoding GntR family transcriptional regulator, with amino-acid sequence MRTTESEAGGLADDRPLLGRTSTAERVADILRTRIAEGYFPPGERLSEDSIGKALGVSRNTLREAFRLLTHERLLVHELNRGVFVRILAVEDVEDIYRIRRLVECAVVRGLGTPPFAVAGLDKAVTDGERAAGNRDWKGVSTANIHFHRELVALAASPRTDELMRSVLAELRLAFHVVADPRRLHEPYLVRNRKILECLRAGDSAAAEQLLAGYLDDSRTQLVEVYARHIAAGSWGS; translated from the coding sequence GTGAGGACGACGGAGTCCGAGGCCGGCGGGCTGGCCGACGACCGCCCACTGCTGGGCCGCACCAGCACGGCGGAGCGCGTCGCGGACATCCTCCGCACCCGTATCGCTGAGGGCTACTTCCCTCCCGGGGAGCGGCTCTCGGAGGACAGCATCGGCAAGGCGCTCGGTGTCTCGCGCAACACGCTGCGCGAGGCTTTCCGGCTGCTGACCCACGAGCGGCTCCTCGTGCACGAGCTCAACCGCGGGGTCTTCGTACGGATCCTCGCCGTCGAGGACGTCGAGGACATTTACCGCATCCGGCGACTCGTCGAGTGCGCTGTCGTCCGCGGCCTGGGCACACCGCCGTTCGCCGTCGCCGGCCTCGACAAGGCCGTCACCGACGGCGAACGGGCGGCCGGCAACCGCGACTGGAAGGGTGTGTCCACGGCCAACATCCACTTCCACCGCGAACTCGTCGCCCTCGCCGCCAGCCCGCGCACCGACGAGCTCATGCGCAGCGTCCTCGCCGAACTGCGCCTCGCCTTCCACGTGGTGGCCGATCCGCGCCGTCTGCACGAGCCCTATCTCGTACGAAACCGGAAAATTCTGGAATGTCTGCGGGCGGGCGACAGCGCGGCCGCCGAGCAGCTGCTCGCGGGCTATCTCGACGACTCCCGCACCCAGCTCGTCGAGGTGTACGCACGCCACATCGCAGCCGGGAGCTGGGGGTCTTGA
- the glpK gene encoding glycerol kinase GlpK has product MTEHSGQAEKYVAAIDQGTTSSRCIIFDHDGAIVAVDQREHRQIFPKPGWVEHDATEIWSKVQAVVAGALAKAGLRAGQLSALGITNQRETTVLWDRATGKPVHNAIVWQDTRTAALCHELGGTDGQDRFRDATGLPLASYFSGPKAAWLLDNVPGLRGRAERGEIAFGTIDSWLIWNLTGGTDGGVHVTDVTNAGRTMLMNLQTLQWDPAILSAMNVPEAVLPEIRSSAEVYGTAVGQLSGVPVASALGDQQAAVFGQACYDTGTAKNTYGTGSFLLLNTGNRPVPSKNGLLTTMGYKIGSDAPVYCLEGSIAITGALVQWFRDQLGIIRSADEIETLAASVDDNGGAYIVPAFSGLYAPYWRSDARGVITGLTRYVTKAHLARAVLEATSWQTREVVDAMYQDSGVAITTLKVDGGMTGNNLLMQHQADVLGVPVIRPKVSETTCLGAAYAAGLATGVWSDLDELKAHWQRDVEWTPRMEAQERDREYGNWRKAVERSFGWQEEDGQG; this is encoded by the coding sequence ATGACGGAACACTCCGGGCAAGCCGAGAAGTACGTCGCCGCAATCGACCAGGGCACCACGTCGAGCCGCTGCATCATCTTCGACCACGACGGTGCGATCGTCGCCGTCGACCAGCGCGAGCACCGTCAGATCTTCCCCAAACCCGGGTGGGTGGAGCACGACGCGACCGAGATCTGGTCCAAAGTGCAGGCCGTCGTGGCGGGCGCGCTCGCCAAGGCGGGACTGCGCGCCGGGCAGCTCAGCGCGCTCGGCATCACCAACCAGCGCGAGACGACCGTGCTGTGGGACCGGGCGACCGGCAAGCCGGTGCACAACGCGATCGTCTGGCAGGACACGCGCACCGCGGCCCTCTGCCACGAACTGGGGGGTACGGACGGGCAGGACCGATTCAGGGACGCGACCGGCCTGCCGCTCGCGAGCTACTTCTCCGGGCCCAAGGCGGCCTGGCTGCTCGACAACGTGCCCGGGCTGCGCGGCCGCGCCGAGCGCGGTGAGATCGCCTTCGGGACCATCGACTCGTGGCTGATCTGGAACCTCACAGGCGGCACGGACGGCGGCGTACACGTCACGGATGTGACCAACGCCGGGCGCACCATGCTGATGAACCTGCAGACGCTCCAGTGGGACCCCGCGATCCTGTCCGCGATGAATGTTCCCGAGGCCGTCCTGCCCGAGATCAGGTCGTCCGCCGAGGTGTACGGGACGGCTGTCGGGCAGCTCTCGGGCGTGCCGGTCGCCTCCGCACTCGGTGATCAGCAGGCGGCCGTGTTCGGGCAGGCCTGTTACGACACGGGGACCGCGAAGAACACGTACGGGACGGGCAGTTTCCTGCTCCTCAACACCGGTAACCGGCCGGTCCCTTCGAAGAACGGACTGCTCACCACCATGGGCTACAAGATCGGCAGCGATGCGCCGGTCTACTGCCTGGAGGGCTCGATCGCGATCACCGGGGCCCTGGTCCAGTGGTTCAGGGACCAGCTGGGGATCATCCGCAGCGCGGACGAGATCGAGACCCTGGCGGCGAGCGTCGACGACAACGGCGGGGCGTACATCGTGCCCGCCTTCTCCGGGCTGTACGCCCCCTACTGGCGCTCCGACGCCCGAGGTGTGATCACCGGGCTGACCAGGTACGTCACCAAGGCGCACCTGGCACGGGCGGTCCTGGAAGCCACCAGCTGGCAGACCAGGGAAGTCGTCGACGCGATGTACCAGGACTCGGGCGTGGCCATCACCACGCTCAAGGTGGACGGCGGAATGACCGGCAACAACCTGCTGATGCAGCACCAGGCCGATGTCCTCGGCGTTCCGGTCATCCGGCCGAAGGTCTCCGAGACGACCTGCCTGGGCGCTGCGTACGCCGCCGGGCTCGCCACGGGCGTCTGGTCGGACCTGGACGAGCTCAAGGCGCACTGGCAGCGCGACGTCGAGTGGACGCCGCGGATGGAGGCGCAGGAGCGCGACCGGGAGTACGGCAACTGGCGCAAGGCAGTGGAGCGGAGCTTCGGCTGGCAGGAGGAGGACGGTCAGGGCTGA
- a CDS encoding lipid-transfer protein, with product MTGDVAVLGAGMHPWGKWGRSFVEYGTVAARAALADAGIGWQEVQSVVGADTVRGGYPGYVAGATFAQALGWQGARVTSVYAACASGAQAVNTARAQILSGMADVALVVGADAAPKGFFAPVGGDRPDDPDWLRFRVLGATNPAYFGLYARRRMALYGDTVEDFGQVKVKNAAAGALNPNARYRRAVTAEDVAASAVVADPLRLLDICATSDGAAALVLCSMEFARRHGAANPVRIRAVSTVTPTFPKAVLDLPDIATDSTVAVAPSPDSFRASIAGAAYEEAGVGPGDLSLAEVYDLSTALELEWYEDIGLCGTGEGAKLVQEGATALGGRIPVNASGGLASFGEAVPAQAIAQVCELTWQLRGTAGERQVPGARVGLTANQGLFGHGSSVIAVR from the coding sequence ATGACCGGCGATGTGGCGGTGCTGGGCGCCGGGATGCACCCGTGGGGCAAGTGGGGGCGCAGCTTCGTCGAGTACGGGACGGTGGCGGCCCGTGCCGCGCTCGCCGACGCCGGGATCGGCTGGCAGGAGGTGCAGTCGGTGGTCGGTGCGGACACGGTCCGCGGCGGCTATCCGGGGTACGTGGCGGGGGCGACGTTCGCGCAGGCGCTGGGGTGGCAGGGGGCGCGCGTGACGAGCGTGTACGCCGCCTGCGCGTCCGGCGCGCAGGCCGTCAACACCGCCCGCGCCCAGATCCTGTCCGGCATGGCCGACGTGGCGCTGGTGGTGGGCGCGGACGCGGCGCCCAAGGGCTTCTTCGCGCCGGTCGGCGGGGACCGTCCCGACGATCCCGACTGGCTGCGGTTCCGGGTGCTCGGGGCGACGAACCCGGCGTACTTCGGGCTCTACGCGCGCCGCCGCATGGCGCTGTACGGCGACACGGTCGAGGACTTCGGCCAGGTCAAGGTCAAGAACGCGGCGGCGGGCGCGCTCAACCCCAACGCCCGCTACCGCAGGGCCGTCACCGCCGAGGACGTAGCGGCTTCCGCCGTCGTCGCCGATCCGCTGCGGCTGCTCGACATCTGCGCGACCTCCGACGGGGCCGCCGCGCTCGTCCTGTGCAGCATGGAGTTCGCCCGTCGGCACGGGGCCGCGAATCCGGTCCGTATCCGCGCGGTCTCCACCGTCACTCCCACCTTCCCGAAGGCCGTGCTCGACCTGCCGGACATCGCCACAGACTCGACCGTGGCGGTGGCCCCCTCCCCCGACTCCTTCCGCGCCTCGATCGCGGGGGCGGCGTACGAAGAGGCTGGCGTCGGGCCCGGGGACCTTTCGCTCGCCGAGGTGTACGACCTCTCCACTGCCCTGGAGCTGGAGTGGTACGAGGACATCGGACTGTGCGGGACAGGGGAGGGCGCGAAGCTCGTACAGGAGGGCGCGACGGCTCTCGGTGGCCGGATTCCGGTCAACGCGAGCGGCGGCCTGGCGTCCTTCGGGGAGGCGGTGCCCGCCCAGGCGATCGCGCAGGTCTGCGAGCTGACCTGGCAGCTGCGCGGTACGGCGGGTGAGCGGCAGGTGCCGGGAGCGCGCGTCGGGCTCACCGCGAACCAGGGTCTGTTCGGCCACGGCTCCTCGGTGATCGCCGTCCGCTGA
- a CDS encoding roadblock/LC7 domain-containing protein has product MTAPNAAAHDATGRGSGELNWLLDELVDRVGSIRKALVLSSDGLPTGASKDLTREDGEHLAAVASGFHSLAKGVGRHFEAGRVRQTVVELDDAFLFVTAAGDGSCLAVLSDSDSDVGQVAYEMTLMVKRVGVHLTTAPRSGLPAGG; this is encoded by the coding sequence ATGACCGCACCGAACGCCGCAGCACACGACGCCACGGGCCGGGGCTCCGGAGAGCTCAACTGGCTCCTCGACGAGCTCGTCGACCGCGTCGGCAGCATCCGCAAGGCGCTGGTGCTCTCCAGCGACGGGCTCCCCACCGGTGCCTCCAAGGACCTGACGCGCGAGGACGGCGAACACCTCGCCGCCGTCGCCTCCGGCTTCCACAGCCTCGCCAAGGGCGTCGGCCGCCACTTCGAGGCGGGCCGGGTCCGGCAGACCGTGGTGGAGCTGGACGACGCGTTCCTCTTCGTCACGGCGGCGGGCGACGGCAGCTGCCTGGCCGTGCTGTCGGACTCCGACTCCGACGTGGGCCAGGTCGCCTACGAAATGACGCTGATGGTCAAGCGGGTCGGGGTCCACCTGACGACCGCGCCACGCTCCGGTCTGCCCGCCGGAGGGTGA
- a CDS encoding MIP/aquaporin family protein — MSNGDIFVGEVIGTAILILFGAGVCAAVTLNYSKAKASGWIVISFGWGFAVLAGAYTAAPLSGGHLNPAVTLGIAVDTGEWGKVPVYVLGQMVGAMLGAVLAWLVYYAQFAANRDGATALPTLGIFSTIPEIRSPVANLLTETIATIALVLPVLAFGMTKGLGESGTQALIVALLVVGIGLSLGGPTGYAINPARDLGPRIIHAALPIPNKGTSDWGYAWVPVAGPLLGGAVAGLIYNAAF, encoded by the coding sequence ATGAGCAACGGGGACATCTTTGTCGGTGAGGTCATCGGCACCGCCATCCTGATCCTGTTCGGCGCAGGTGTGTGCGCCGCAGTCACTCTCAACTACTCGAAAGCGAAGGCGTCCGGCTGGATCGTCATCTCCTTCGGCTGGGGATTCGCCGTACTGGCCGGGGCGTACACCGCCGCCCCGCTGTCCGGAGGTCATCTCAACCCGGCGGTGACCCTGGGCATCGCCGTCGACACCGGCGAATGGGGCAAGGTCCCGGTCTACGTCCTCGGGCAGATGGTCGGCGCGATGCTCGGGGCCGTACTCGCCTGGCTGGTCTATTACGCGCAGTTCGCGGCCAACAGAGACGGGGCGACGGCGCTGCCGACGCTGGGGATCTTCTCCACCATTCCGGAGATCCGCAGTCCCGTCGCCAACCTCCTCACCGAGACCATCGCGACAATCGCACTGGTCCTGCCCGTCCTGGCGTTCGGGATGACCAAGGGGCTCGGCGAGTCCGGCACCCAGGCGCTGATCGTGGCCCTCCTGGTCGTCGGCATCGGCCTGTCCCTCGGCGGGCCCACGGGCTATGCCATCAACCCGGCCCGCGACCTGGGCCCGCGCATCATTCATGCGGCGCTGCCGATACCGAACAAGGGCACGTCCGACTGGGGTTACGCCTGGGTGCCGGTCGCCGGACCGCTGCTGGGAGGTGCCGTCGCGGGCCTCATCTACAACGCAGCCTTCTGA
- a CDS encoding nitrate- and nitrite sensing domain-containing protein, producing the protein MRFRGKSIRRKIVALLLVPLVSLTSLWGFATVITGREANQLLDVAYIVEQVGYPIEDTVRVIQQERRQTLIYLADPRASDALAALRRQRAATDESVAKIKAHAQKPAVRDEIRPQAAKRLGTLLEAFEDIETLRRSVENSTVTRRQALDRYSRLVDPCYSFLMSLHALEDVEMDKQGRALVGITRAREMLSREDALIASGLVARQFNAPELREASALVANRKLLYDSNLEVLPATERRAFAEYWRSPATEPLRTAEERLIDAGPTKSPRGVTAKSWDEAATAVLDHLAREGTEAGNRYQDRVEPVALDVLVRAALAGVLGFLALIVSLFLSVRIGRSLIRDLSRLRKEAHEVSGVRLPSVMRRLAAGEHVDVETEAPRLEYDKNEIGQVGQALNTLQRAAVESAVKQADMRRGVSEVFVNLARRNQVLLHRQLTLLDTMERRTEDTDELADLFRLDHLTTRMRRHAEGLVILSGASASRQWRKPVQLMDVVRAAVAEVEDYERIEVRRLARIGVGGPAVADLTHLIAELLENATVFSPPHTAVQVHGERVANGFTLEIHDRGLGMTAEALLDANLRLAETPEFELSDTDRLGLFVVSRLAQRQNVRVSLQQSPYGGTTAVVFIPATLLTDAPETNGTGFRLDRKHTGGRGGPGEGRPTLTTLTRVPVELAAQAVLDGPVELEPPLGALGLEEASLDGVGSTGPGLGGLGDIDDTESERGGLFRARERSRDRARDSAREQHQQASDQVPEAGESARPGEAVPLPRRKAPDTPTMPTLVADNGRRVSGARRTPPTPSRPARPTTPAAPTTPATPATPTTPTRPITPTPPTTPTAPPGSPAREQAPTDQGPGLPLGGLPRRVRQANLAPQLREAASGRTEPANDAPGTEQDAERDAEEVRSRMASLQRGWQRGRRQNAEDEPGPGETAPGTTPEGDGR; encoded by the coding sequence ATGCGCTTTCGCGGGAAGTCAATCCGCCGGAAGATCGTGGCGTTGCTGCTGGTGCCGCTCGTGTCCCTCACGTCGCTGTGGGGATTCGCCACCGTGATCACGGGTCGCGAAGCCAACCAACTGCTGGACGTCGCCTACATCGTCGAGCAGGTGGGCTATCCCATCGAGGACACGGTCAGGGTGATCCAGCAGGAGCGCCGCCAGACGCTGATCTACCTGGCGGACCCGCGGGCCTCCGACGCCCTCGCCGCCCTCCGCCGCCAGCGCGCGGCCACCGACGAATCCGTCGCGAAGATCAAGGCGCACGCGCAGAAACCCGCAGTGCGCGACGAGATCCGCCCCCAGGCGGCGAAGCGCCTCGGCACTCTCCTCGAAGCCTTCGAAGACATCGAAACCCTGCGCCGTTCCGTCGAGAACAGCACGGTCACCAGGCGTCAGGCCCTCGACCGCTACAGCCGCCTCGTCGACCCCTGCTACTCCTTCCTCATGAGCCTCCACGCCCTTGAAGACGTGGAGATGGACAAACAGGGCCGCGCCCTCGTTGGCATCACCCGAGCACGGGAGATGCTCTCCCGCGAGGACGCCCTGATCGCATCCGGCCTTGTCGCCCGCCAGTTCAACGCTCCCGAACTGCGAGAAGCCTCCGCCCTCGTCGCGAATCGCAAGCTGCTCTACGACTCCAACCTGGAGGTCCTGCCCGCCACCGAGCGCCGCGCCTTCGCGGAATACTGGCGCAGCCCGGCCACCGAGCCCCTGCGCACCGCCGAGGAACGCCTCATCGACGCGGGCCCCACCAAGAGCCCGCGCGGCGTCACCGCCAAGAGCTGGGACGAGGCCGCGACAGCCGTACTCGACCACCTCGCCCGCGAGGGAACCGAAGCGGGCAACCGCTACCAGGACCGTGTGGAGCCCGTCGCCCTCGACGTCCTCGTCAGAGCGGCCCTTGCCGGTGTGCTCGGCTTCCTCGCCCTGATCGTCTCGCTGTTCCTGTCCGTACGGATCGGCCGCAGCCTCATCCGCGACCTCTCCCGCCTGCGCAAGGAGGCCCACGAGGTCTCCGGCGTCCGGCTGCCGAGCGTGATGCGCAGGCTTGCGGCCGGCGAGCACGTCGACGTAGAGACCGAGGCGCCGCGCCTGGAGTACGACAAGAACGAGATCGGCCAGGTCGGCCAGGCCCTCAACACCCTCCAGCGCGCCGCCGTCGAATCGGCCGTCAAGCAGGCCGACATGCGCCGAGGCGTGTCCGAGGTCTTCGTCAACCTGGCCCGCCGCAACCAGGTCCTCCTCCACCGCCAGCTCACGCTCCTCGACACCATGGAGCGTCGTACCGAGGACACCGACGAGCTCGCGGACCTCTTCCGCCTCGACCACCTCACCACCCGCATGCGCCGCCACGCCGAGGGCCTCGTCATCCTCTCCGGCGCCTCGGCGTCCCGGCAGTGGCGCAAGCCCGTGCAGCTCATGGACGTCGTACGAGCGGCCGTCGCCGAGGTCGAGGACTACGAACGCATCGAGGTACGCCGCCTGGCGCGCATCGGCGTCGGCGGCCCCGCAGTCGCCGACCTCACGCACCTGATCGCCGAACTCCTGGAGAACGCCACGGTATTCTCGCCGCCGCACACCGCGGTCCAGGTGCACGGCGAACGCGTCGCCAACGGCTTCACCCTCGAAATCCACGACCGCGGGCTCGGCATGACCGCCGAAGCTCTGCTGGACGCGAACCTGCGGCTCGCCGAGACGCCCGAGTTCGAGCTGTCGGACACCGACAGGCTCGGCCTCTTCGTGGTCAGCCGGCTCGCCCAGCGGCAGAACGTCCGTGTCTCGCTCCAGCAGTCCCCGTACGGCGGGACCACCGCCGTGGTGTTCATCCCCGCCACACTGCTCACGGACGCACCGGAGACCAACGGCACCGGCTTCCGGCTCGACCGCAAGCACACCGGCGGCAGAGGCGGGCCCGGAGAGGGCCGCCCGACACTGACGACGCTCACCCGTGTCCCCGTGGAGCTGGCCGCCCAGGCCGTCCTGGACGGCCCGGTCGAACTGGAGCCCCCGCTGGGCGCCCTGGGCCTCGAAGAGGCCTCGCTCGACGGCGTGGGCAGCACAGGCCCCGGACTCGGCGGCCTCGGCGACATCGACGATACGGAGAGCGAGCGCGGAGGCCTGTTCCGGGCGCGCGAGCGCTCCCGTGACCGCGCCCGCGATTCCGCCCGCGAGCAGCACCAGCAGGCATCCGACCAGGTGCCCGAGGCAGGTGAGAGCGCGCGCCCCGGCGAGGCGGTGCCGCTGCCCCGCCGCAAGGCACCGGACACGCCGACCATGCCGACCCTCGTCGCCGACAACGGCCGCCGCGTCAGCGGCGCCAGGCGCACGCCGCCAACGCCAAGCAGGCCGGCCAGGCCGACCACGCCAGCAGCACCGACAACACCGGCAACACCGGCAACACCGACCACGCCCACCAGGCCGATCACGCCGACACCACCGACCACGCCCACCGCACCACCCGGATCACCCGCACGGGAACAGGCACCCACAGACCAGGGTCCCGGCCTCCCGCTGGGCGGCCTGCCCCGCCGTGTCCGCCAGGCCAACCTCGCGCCGCAACTGCGCGAGGCCGCCTCGGGCCGCACCGAACCCGCGAACGACGCACCCGGCACCGAGCAGGACGCCGAGCGCGACGCGGAGGAGGTGCGCAGCCGTATGGCCTCGCTCCAGCGCGGCTGGCAGCGCGGCCGCAGGCAGAACGCCGAGGACGAGCCGGGCCCGGGCGAGACAGCACCAGGAACCACACCAGAGGGGGACGGTCGATGA
- a CDS encoding DUF742 domain-containing protein, translating to MSEATQQGSPHWFDDDAGPVVRPYAMTRGRTSSASRHRLDLIAVVVPEPAADDPGRDQTLAPEHVEIVELCSEAPQSIAELAAGLDLPVGVVRVLVGDLVEDELVHVTRPVPPAELPDESILREVINGLRAL from the coding sequence ATGAGCGAAGCAACCCAGCAGGGTTCGCCGCACTGGTTCGACGACGACGCGGGTCCGGTCGTACGCCCGTACGCCATGACGCGCGGCCGTACGAGCAGCGCGAGCCGGCACCGGCTCGACCTGATCGCGGTGGTCGTGCCGGAGCCCGCGGCGGACGATCCGGGACGCGACCAGACGCTCGCTCCCGAACACGTCGAGATCGTCGAACTCTGCAGTGAGGCGCCGCAGTCGATCGCCGAGCTCGCCGCGGGCCTCGACCTCCCCGTCGGGGTGGTCAGGGTGCTCGTCGGCGACCTCGTCGAGGACGAGCTGGTGCACGTGACCCGTCCCGTACCGCCGGCGGAGCTGCCGGACGAGAGCATCCTTCGCGAGGTAATCAATGGTCTTCGGGCGCTCTAG
- a CDS encoding GTP-binding protein, with amino-acid sequence MVFGRSSRKKRPVEPVTLKILVAGGFGVGKTTMVGAVSEIRPLRTEETLTEAGRPVDDIDGVEGKNTTTVAMDFGRITLREDLVLYLFGTPGQDRFWFLWDELAQGALGAVVLADTRRLEDCFAGIDYFERRGIPFAVAVNCFDGAARYPVETVRTALDLDEEVPLLLCDARDRETVKGVLIAVVEHAMTRSADRRQTAST; translated from the coding sequence ATGGTCTTCGGGCGCTCTAGCCGCAAGAAGCGGCCGGTTGAACCGGTCACCCTCAAGATCCTGGTGGCAGGCGGGTTCGGGGTGGGCAAAACCACCATGGTGGGGGCAGTCAGTGAGATCAGGCCACTGCGCACCGAGGAGACGCTCACAGAGGCGGGCCGCCCTGTCGACGACATCGACGGTGTCGAGGGCAAGAACACCACCACTGTGGCGATGGACTTCGGGCGGATCACGCTCCGCGAAGACCTGGTGCTGTATCTCTTCGGCACCCCGGGACAGGACCGTTTCTGGTTCCTGTGGGACGAGCTGGCACAGGGGGCACTCGGCGCGGTCGTGCTCGCCGACACCCGGCGCCTGGAGGACTGCTTCGCGGGCATCGACTACTTCGAGCGCCGTGGCATACCCTTCGCGGTCGCCGTCAACTGCTTCGACGGCGCCGCCCGTTATCCGGTGGAGACGGTACGTACCGCGCTCGATCTCGACGAGGAAGTGCCGCTCCTTCTGTGCGACGCGCGTGACCGCGAGACGGTCAAGGGCGTACTCATCGCGGTGGTCGAGCACGCCATGACCCGCTCGGCCGACCGGCGCCAGACGGCATCGACGTAA